A region from the Lolium perenne isolate Kyuss_39 chromosome 4, Kyuss_2.0, whole genome shotgun sequence genome encodes:
- the LOC127292891 gene encoding uncharacterized protein, with amino-acid sequence MPMATAVLLRLAPLPLSLRPSPRALSSPRPALLLPLCRHRGRAAGAIRAPGDGLAHQTTVYTGVYGPWSVDDADVREVLLYRAGLVTAAAAFLVASSGAFLPTGNPAGDAVRQGADLLYAAGAAGLGLSLVLIHIYVTPIKRFLQALWAVGVLGSVGTYALAAQPLHEGLVRYVLEHPGAMWFVGPTFAALTGLVFKEGLCYGKLEAGILTFVIPILLLGHLSGLMDDGAKLGLLGVWMALFTVFAARKFQQPIKDDIGDKSVFMFNALPEEEKKALLQKLEAPAEQKLE; translated from the exons ATGCCCATGGCGACCGCCGTCCTCCTCCGGCTCGCGCCGCTGCCGCTGTCGCTGCGCCCCAGCCCTCGAGCGCTCAGCTCCCCAAGGCCCGCTCTCCTCCTTCCCCTCTGCCGCCACCGCGGCCGCGCCGCGGGCGCCATCAGGGCCCCCGGCGACGGGCTCGCCCACCAGACCACCGTGTACACGGGCGTGTACGGGCCCTGGTCCGTGGACGACGCGGACGTGCGCGAGGTGCTGCTGTACCGTGCCGGGCTCGTCACCGCCGCGGCCGCCTTCCTGGTCGCCTCCTCGGGGGCGTTCCTGCCGACGGGGAACCCCGCCGGCGACGCCGTCCGACAGGGCGCCGACCTGCTCTACGCCGCTGGGGCCGCGGGGCTCGGGCTGTCCCTCGTGCTGATACACATCTACGTCACCCCCATCAAGCGGTTCCTCCAGGCGCTGTGGGCCGTGGGAGTGCTCGGGTCCGTCGGGACCTACGCCCTCGCCGCGCAGCCGCTCCACGAGGGGCTCGTCCGGTACGTGCTCGAGCACCCGGGCGCCATGTGGTTCGTCGGGCCCACCTTCGCCGCGCTCACTGGCCTCGTCTTCAAGGAAG GACTCTGCTATGGAAAATTGGAGGCTGGTATCCTGACCTTTGTTATCCCCATCCTTCTCCTCGGTCACCTG TCTGGGTTGATGGACGATGGAGCAAAATTGGGCCTCTTGGGAGTGTGGATGGCACTCTTCACCGTGTTCGCCGCGAGGAAATTCCAGCAGCCCATTAAG GACGACATCGGCGACAAGTCTGTTTTCATGTTCAACGCACTTCCTGAAGAAGAAAAGAAAGCTCTACTGCAGAAGCTCGAGGCACCAGCCGAGCAGAAGTTAGAATAG